The sequence below is a genomic window from Cerasicoccus sp. TK19100.
GCTATTTTCTCTCGCCGCTTGGCTTGATCATTGCGCTTTCGGGTTTCGTCATTTACCGCTTTCGTCAGACGCGATCCATGACAATGCCGCAGTTTATCGAGATGCGCTACAGCCGCCGCTTTCGTGTCTTTTGCGGCTTGCTGGCCTTTCTGTCCGGCCTGATTAACTATGGCGTTTTCCCGGCGATTACCGCGCGGTTTTTTATCCACTTCTGCCAGTTGCCGGATGTGGTCATGCTGTTCGGGACACCGGTTGCGGTTTTCCCCGTGGTCATGGCAATTGAGTTGCTGATCGCGTTGCTCTTTGTTTTTCTTGGCGGGCAGATTACGGTGCTGTTGACGGATTTTGCGCAGTCAATGTTCAGCCTAATCGCGTTCATGGTAATCCTCTTTTGTCTGCTATGGATGTTTGACTGGGGCGACATCATTACCGGTCTTCAGATGCGGCCAGCCGGCCAGTCCATGATCAATCCTTTCGAAGCTGACGGCATGGCGGATTTCAATATCGGCTACTACCTGATTGGCGTGTTCATGGTTGTTTACACCACGCGCGCATGGCAGGGCAGCAGCGCCTACAATGCCTCCGCGCGCTCACCCCATGAGGCGCGGATGGCGGGCATCTTGGGAAACTGGCGGGCCATGGCGCAAGGGATGGCCATGCTGCTGATGCCCCTGTGTGTGTTTGCCGTGTTGCACAATCCGATCTTCAGCGAACAGGCTGCGGAAATTACCCGGGATCTTAGCCAATTCAGCGAACCGGCTATTCGCCATCAAATGACGGTGCCGGTTGGTTTGCAGCACATTTTGCCGATTGGCGTAACGGGTTTACTGGCGGCGGTGATTGTGGCAGCGGCCGTGAGCACGGATAATACTTACCTTCACTCTTGGAGTAGTATCTTTATTCAGGATGTAATTTTACCCTTTCGGAAAAAGCCACTCAGCATGAAACAGCATATCCTGCTGCTGCGGTGTGGGTTGCTGGGCGTGGCGTTTTTTGCGTGGTGCTTTAGTATGATCTTTCCTCTGCGAGATTATATCTACATGTTTTTCGATATCACGGGGGCAATCTTTCTGG
It includes:
- a CDS encoding sodium:solute symporter family protein codes for the protein MSIIDWGIVTVFLLALMGLVLYSRRYMRGVADYLVANRCAGRYLLTLSEGIAGLGAITIVGAFEITYQAGFVPIWWSYFLSPLGLIIALSGFVIYRFRQTRSMTMPQFIEMRYSRRFRVFCGLLAFLSGLINYGVFPAITARFFIHFCQLPDVVMLFGTPVAVFPVVMAIELLIALLFVFLGGQITVLLTDFAQSMFSLIAFMVILFCLLWMFDWGDIITGLQMRPAGQSMINPFEADGMADFNIGYYLIGVFMVVYTTRAWQGSSAYNASARSPHEARMAGILGNWRAMAQGMAMLLMPLCVFAVLHNPIFSEQAAEITRDLSQFSEPAIRHQMTVPVGLQHILPIGVTGLLAAVIVAAAVSTDNTYLHSWSSIFIQDVILPFRKKPLSMKQHILLLRCGLLGVAFFAWCFSMIFPLRDYIYMFFDITGAIFLGGAGSVIIGGLYWKRGTTAGAWAAMIIGASFSAGGLMLQSYWSEIAPVLLKWFPDNFVLQSIADDFPFNGRQMMFFAMLCAIVGYVAFSLLQNHAHNMDKLLHRGEYRRADDPSVEKPLKSWRSLGMGPEFTKWDMVIYIGTILWVIGWWCVFLIGSAINLAVGVSEETWIAFWKVNLWISVILGIFTTAWFIYGGVGDVRRMFVDLNQATLDAADDGVVIDGMNADDLHQRDDV